GCTCGAGCAGCGCTTTACCGTAACCAGCAATCAAAGCGAACTTCTCCGCCAACTCCCTAATAGAATCGAATTGGTAGTTGAAAGCAGCcttcatcttttctctAGTGATATTAGACAATTGAGCTTCGGCAACTAAAGATTCAGCTTCAGCACGAACCAATTCCTGCTCCAAGACTGGAATCTTGGCAGATTGAGGGTCCTTGTACTTCAAGTGAGCAATTTCATCGGTAATCTTTTCCTTACGGTCTCTCGAGGGCTGCACAGAAGCCTCAATGTTTCTAATAGACTTCAAAGTCACACGGTACTGGTCGTACTTATCGATAAATTGGTCCTGCAACTCACCCAACTCGTAAATCAAAACACCGAGCTTGTCAGTCACGTCGGACAcgtcatcatcgttatcAACACCCCATAGAGACAATTGTCTAGCGGCAGCACGACGTTCATTCGCAACAACCTCCATAGATCTCAAAACACCTTTTTCGGTGGTGACCAACTGTGACAACTTACGGGCCAATTCAGGACCAAAATTGCCAGCAGCATTCTTTCTGAAAGAAGTAGCAATGGAAGCCTTACCAAAGAATTTCGACTTCGTACTAGATGGAGGAGGTGGTGGTGAAACCATCTGCGAAGCAGTAGGAGCTCTAGAGTTTCTCAAAGAGTAAGTTCTGTGCATTCTGTTTAATACTCAATGGCTTACTTTAGCGTCTTGATCAAAAGTGAGAAGAACGCACCTAACTTTGACCTTTTTTTTCTATACAGAACTGCCCGCTTTTATAAGTTTTGCTTCGAAGGGTTAGGCCGCCCCTTTTTTGCCGCCTTTTGCTCTGCCGCCAATTTATCGGCTGGCCTTTTGTCACTATATAAAAAGAGGTAAACAACAGGAATTTAGTGGCACTCTAAAGAGTTTGACCAGTGATGAATGGAACGGTACGATAGACAGATTAGGATCTGGGGAGCAAAGGCACAGGAAGTGTTGGAGGACGCGAAAGTAGCGATTTTTGCCAAGAATTATGGAGAACCATTGGTTCAGGAAgtagtgaaaaatttgggtTTGGCGAATGTTGGAAGTATAATACttgttttgaaagaagtgcATGATGAAGGATTGACTGAGAATAATGGATTTTTCCTTAGTATATCTTCAATGTTGATGGGAATAAGTACAGATGTGGAAGTGACCGATTGGAATACTTTTGTAAACAAGGGCCTTCCGGTGTCGATTGTAGTGACATTAAATCTGGAAGATCCGAAGGATATTCAGTATATAAGTCAATTGAGACGGGAACCTCTAATTTCGGCCAATGTCAAGAACGAAGATGGAATTGTGCAGTTGATTAAACTTCCTGAACCGCATATTATCATGGATACTCATCCAGACTATTTGGTTCCTTATCTATGGATTGACCGTCCTTGGCCTGAGTTAAAGCGATTTTACGAATCATTTGACATGTCGCAGCTGGCGGAAAATGGACAGTTGGCAAAAGTGCCATACCCAGTTATTTTATACCACATAGTCAAGGATCGACCTGATGGTGATACGTGGGACTCCAATGATGTGAAGCAGAAGATAGATGAGAAGTTCCCCAATCAGCGTGACTACCTCAACGTTATCGAAGCTAGGAGATTTGCACATCTGGCACTTCGAACTGCAGAAAATGACTGCAGACAACTTCATGAAATGCTTGACTGCGTGTGTTCGGAAATGGTTGGAAAGACCAAATGGTTTGACCTCTACAATCATACGTTGGCCATTTTATGCCTTTGCCTAAAGCAGCTTCTGTCTTCAAGCAGTTTCTGTCTTCCGAGTGCTAAGGACCTTCCTGACATGGAATCGAGTACAGATATTTACAGCCGATTCCGTTCAATTTACCAAGCgaaggaagatgaagacgtCGAAACCTTCTCGAAGTTACTCAGGACCCGTCCTGAGTCAGAGGACATCTCGGACTCCACAGCGCGAGAATTCCTCTCAAGCCTACGTCGTCTTGGAGTTCTCAGCTGTAAAAAGTACAATGGAGAGTATAGGATTCCAGATCCAAAGGGGCCTATAAATTCTCCTATAGTTGTGAACCTTGCGAAAGTTTCAGAACGGCCAACAGCCTGTAATTATTTCCACGCATCATGTTTCATTGGTGGGCTAGTCTCCCAAGAAATTATAAAACTCATTACACATCAACACGTACCCATCGATGACGTTTATACATATTCCCCGGACCAACTCCGCTAGATCCCGCGAGCTACTACAACCAATCACAAGTCATCGAAACTTCCCTGCATTCCACCGCTACTCTGCATCTGTTTCCtctttttattcttcagCACTATATCCTTCCAATCTTCGGTAACTTCGTCTCGTGCATTtccttcttccttttcaatttgttcttcaatcgctttcctcttcaattcaactttcatcttcctctcGGCCTTTGTCTCCTTACTCTCAGTCTTATTGGACCATGCCatgtttttcttcttcagctcgAATTTgagtttcttcttgtcttttaTGTTCTCCAGGTCCTTCAGTTTTTCCAATCTTGCAGCCTCGTGTTTCTTATCCTTATACGCAAAACGATCCATGTCGATGGGCTGGTCGACGAGCCATCCATCTTTGATCGTATCGCTCTTGAAGTATTTCGTTATCTCAGGCATCCGGGGTAAACGGAATAAACCATACATTTTTGCCAAACCCACATAATCTAGTGATTGAAGTCTAAAAATTGAGCTGGCTGAATGCTTTGAGTaatatttgatgaaggcAACGTAAGATCTAACGCTAAGGTCAAACCTTGCTCTATCCTGCAATATCCATTCTTTAAACACTTCATAAATTCCTTCCTTAAGTaattcatctttcttcagtGTCATCTTTTGTAAGTGAACATCTTTCACTTCCAGGAATGGAATAAGATCCTCTTCTCTGCCCTCGTTTATAAAAGTGATCGCTTTACCAATTCTATTCGCTCTTCCTGTCCTCCCACATCTGTGTAGAAGTACGCTTGTATCTGTTGGCGGGTCCAGCTGCACAACTAAGTCAACGTCAGAGATATCAATCCCTCTGGCTGCCACATCAGTCGTCAATAACACAGCCTTATTAACTGTATCAGTGAAATTTTCTAGTGTTTTCATTCTTGAGGCTGTCTGTAGCTTTCCATGTAGCGAGTAAACCATGACTTCATCGctcaaaagtttcttctctctttgCAAGTATTGCAAGAAAGAGTAAAAGAATGTCACCGATATGCATGTAGGGAAATAAGCGATGcacttcttgaatttgtaGTTGTTCAAAATGTTGATCAGTTGTAGTAATTTTTCCTGAGGGTCAATCACCGTATAGAAAAGACCTAAAGATGCCGGCCCTTTTTTACTCGAGTTCACTGTGACTTTAACTGGGTTCCTTAGACCtgtcttgaaaatttgattACCAGCTTCGCTAATAGTAGCCGAGAAAAGAccagttcttctttgcttcGGTAGTGTTCGTAATATTTTTTCcacatctttgaagaaatcactGTCTAGAAGCcgatctgcttcatcaagaactaCCATATTACATGATAATGTTTTAACGGATGGCATCTGTAAAAAGTCTAGGACCCTCCCTGGTGTTCCGACTAGAATTTGCGGcctttcttcaaggaaTTTTGTAACGTCATCTCTCACAGTTTTTTGGCTTGTGCCCACTAGAAGTTGAGACTTTATAGGATATGAATCGCCCGGGTAGTGATCCAAGAACGACTGGATCACTGACTGAATCTGATTTGATAACTCACGAGTAGGTGTGACGATCAATGAATGAAAATGGCCTTTCTTGAACGCAGTGGAATTTGCGCCATCTGAGAtgattctttccaaaattgGAACTACAAAAGCAACGGTCTTTCCTGACCCTGTAACCGACTCCACAACAACATCTTTATTCCGTGAAAACAGTGGTATGGTAGATGCTTGAACTGGCGTCATAGCATCAAATCCTAGTACTTCTATCGCCCTCTGGATCCAATCCTGTACCGGATAATTGAGTTGCTCCCATGATAAGGATTCTGCCATCTTAAATCGAAACCTGGTTGAATGCTTGAGTGACCTACCAAACAACTTGTTCAACTATTTG
The window above is part of the Torulaspora delbrueckii CBS 1146 chromosome 3, complete genome genome. Proteins encoded here:
- the LSP1 gene encoding lipid-binding protein LSP1 (similar to Saccharomyces cerevisiae LSP1 (YPL004C); ancestral locus Anc_8.85), which produces MHRTYSLRNSRAPTASQMVSPPPPPSSTKSKFFGKASIATSFRKNAAGNFGPELARKLSQLVTTEKGVLRSMEVVANERRAAARQLSLWGVDNDDDVSDVTDKLGVLIYELGELQDQFIDKYDQYRVTLKSIRNIEASVQPSRDRKEKITDEIAHLKYKDPQSAKIPVLEQELVRAEAESLVAEAQLSNITREKMKAAFNYQFDSIRELAEKFALIAGYGKALLELLDDSPVTPGETRAAYDGYEASRQIIMDAEVALESWTLDIAAVKPTLSFHQTVDDVYDEDEDQHDEIAGEGDEWANEAEVSEETGLPAHSQHSTAA
- the ULA1 gene encoding Ula1p (similar to Saccharomyces cerevisiae ULA1 (YPL003W); ancestral locus Anc_8.86) yields the protein MERYDRQIRIWGAKAQEVLEDAKVAIFAKNYGEPLVQEVVKNLGLANVGSIILVLKEVHDEGLTENNGFFLSISSMLMGISTDVEVTDWNTFVNKGLPVSIVVTLNLEDPKDIQYISQLRREPLISANVKNEDGIVQLIKLPEPHIIMDTHPDYLVPYLWIDRPWPELKRFYESFDMSQLAENGQLAKVPYPVILYHIVKDRPDGDTWDSNDVKQKIDEKFPNQRDYLNVIEARRFAHLALRTAENDCRQLHEMLDCVCSEMVGKTKWFDLYNHTLAILCLCLKQLLSSSSFCLPSAKDLPDMESSTDIYSRFRSIYQAKEDEDVETFSKLLRTRPESEDISDSTAREFLSSLRRLGVLSCKKYNGEYRIPDPKGPINSPIVVNLAKVSERPTACNYFHASCFIGGLVSQEIIKLITHQHVPIDDVYTYSPDQLR
- the SPB4 gene encoding ATP-dependent RNA helicase SPB4 (similar to Saccharomyces cerevisiae SPB4 (YFL002C); ancestral locus Anc_8.87) — encoded protein: MAESLSWEQLNYPVQDWIQRAIEVLGFDAMTPVQASTIPLFSRNKDVVVESVTGSGKTVAFVVPILERIISDGANSTAFKKGHFHSLIVTPTRELSNQIQSVIQSFLDHYPGDSYPIKSQLLVGTSQKTVRDDVTKFLEERPQILVGTPGRVLDFLQMPSVKTLSCNMVVLDEADRLLDSDFFKDVEKILRTLPKQRRTGLFSATISEAGNQIFKTGLRNPVKVTVNSSKKGPASLGLFYTVIDPQEKLLQLINILNNYKFKKCIAYFPTCISVTFFYSFLQYLQREKKLLSDEVMVYSLHGKLQTASRMKTLENFTDTVNKAVLLTTDVAARGIDISDVDLVVQLDPPTDTSVLLHRCGRTGRANRIGKAITFINEGREEDLIPFLEVKDVHLQKMTLKKDELLKEGIYEVFKEWILQDRARFDLSVRSYVAFIKYYSKHSASSIFRLQSLDYVGLAKMYGLFRLPRMPEITKYFKSDTIKDGWLVDQPIDMDRFAYKDKKHEAARLEKLKDLENIKDKKKLKFELKKKNMAWSNKTESKETKAERKMKVELKRKAIEEQIEKEEGNARDEVTEDWKDIVLKNKKRKQMQSSGGMQGSFDDL